The Lycium barbarum isolate Lr01 chromosome 4, ASM1917538v2, whole genome shotgun sequence nucleotide sequence AAAAATTGGATCGAGGCAGGGCGGCCCTCCTTTTTATTGAGCCTGTATTTATaagattaaaaataaaataaaaagggttAAAATGTAGAGTAATTTAACACTCATTACTATTAGTTTGCCAACAATTATGAGTCTTGGGTTAGGAGAGCGAAAGTTTTGTGATTTTCCTGTTACAAAAAACATAGTTATGTGACTATGATAAAAAATCATAATTGTGTGATCATTTATAAAATTTACCCGGCATAAATGGGACGGGACAGGCAACCTTTGAACCACTAAAATTTTGACCCGCCCTGGCCCGTTTAGCATTTCTTTAGAATTTTGGCTTGCCCTACCCTCCCCCCTCCCCACtttaaatgtcctttttttttttgggtgctctattcaatcttttttttttttttttaaaaacataaaaGATGATTATTAGTGAATGCTATtagattttcttatttttaaaGCACAAAGGATGAGCTTACCTACTAGCTCTAAGAAACCACACGTGCGAAAGTCTTTTTCTTCGCTCTTGTAGCCAAACTTACTGCTAGCATATCAGCTAGAGCATCTTATTGTCTTCCATTATTAAATCACTGAAGATTAGAGTCGAATATAATATATGTCTAATTAATTGAATCAACAGTTTAGTGTCAACTAATATAAGATATAATTTAGCTCGTAAATAAATCACAGGATCGTCACACAGTTTTCAACAGTACTATTAGTGCCAAGAGCTTTCGAACAGAAGtagaaaaggaaaagagaatttAACTAATATTCACTGATATTATAAAAAGAGTCAATCCAAACGATATCCCTTCCACATATTAAATGGAAACGATAATCCCCTTATGTAATATTTTCcggtgagattttttttttaataaagatcttttttttttctttctagaattaaactacaaaatatataagttttatttttgtcTCATTCACCTATTCTGTTGAAAATAATGTACTTATCTTTAGAATATAACAACTACTtggaataatttttttaataaatatcaAGTTATGTGACATTCGTTTTGTCAATAAGTTTTCATATCATATGTTAATAACAAATGTTGAATCAATAATTTTTCTTGCCTAATTTTAATTAGTTTGATATAATTGGTGTTTAAAGTTTTAGAGATTTTGGAGAAAGATTGTgtgaattaaattttgaaaaattgTTGATTTTCTCATTCAACGTGTGTCTTATGCTAAATTACAAATTTTGGTAAAATTCTACTCTCAATCCCAATTGATATGAAAACTTTGACTAgacacagatttttttttttttttttttttttttaaaaaactttaaAAATATGTGGTCAAGGAGGGTATGTCCTAACGATATTTGTATTATCAGGATTAATTCATCATGAATTAACAGGTTTTATATTGTTAATCCGCCAACCGTAACCCTCCTCTTTTATATGAGCTTGGAACCGCTAATGTGAGCTAGTTCATACAAACAGAATTAGTGTACGGTATGAAGGTTAAATAAGTCTGGTTTTAGTACAGCAAAATATACCAGAAGAGAAGATGATTTTTAGTGCACAAACAATAAAGTAGTCTATTTTTGCACCTGAATAAGCTTAACGTATGCGATGGAGCGATGAGACTGACGATGTTGAATAAGCTAAACTTTGTTAGGGAGAAGTCCATGTCAATTATATTCTTAGCTGCTTAGTAGTGCTTTCTCAACCTAACAATAACCTGCTCTCTTTGACTTTCACTTATACCAATGCCAATTTCACGTATATAGGACTTAATAAAGTCAACAATGTCATGCTCCTCACATTAATTACATGGGTGCTATAGTCAACTTTCATCCATTTTTATAAACCAAATAAACATAACGTGTTTCAAACGTTAGTATatacaacaacaatgacaacattATCTAGCTTATTCTCGCATGTGGATACGGAGGGGATTGCGTTTACGTAGACCTTACATCTACCGTTTGaagataaaaaaattatttttggaaGACCCTCGTCTCAAGTAACGAGTGACAAAGCaacttgatttttatttttttataggaGTAGATAAGGCATATCAAATAATAGGGATAGCATAACAAAGCATTCAAAGCAAAATAATGCGATAACCGAAGCGCAAGAAGCAACATATAGTAATAGAACTAATGCATGATTTTTTTCAGCTTATTAAAGGAAAATTGTTGAAGCTATCTTCAGTTTCCTTAAACAGCATCAATATAAACACGACTTGCTCGCTTCACCAGAACAAACACCAcgcaaataatttatttttatgggCTTTTGAGTTTTGTGGTGCAGAGAATGAATATAAGATATGTGGCTTTATTTCCCTTTAATCGTGAATAAATCTAGTCGTAAAACCAAATAGGGGGAATTTGACCTTCTAGTAGTCATTTATATTTTCTGAACAATTCACACGCGGTTCAATTAATTTGTATTATAAAAAGTAATTTTGTGACTAGTGAGTAATCTATTACTTTAACGTAGTAGAGATTAAAATAGTAATTTGACTTTAATGTTATAATGAGAAAAGTTAAATGACGGTACCTAAAATTAGCACAATTTTGAAGATTCACTGAATTGCCAATTTGATGCTTTCTTCTATTAGCGCTTCACTTATACAATATTAAAATAGATCAAGTGGGGCCAGCAAAAAGGAAATAGTCTACACTTGGGTAAAtgatatatactatttttttttttcatagaaGAAAAGAGAAATTTGTACAAATTCGTGGTGAACTAAGTATAGTCTCAACTCTCAcctaaccccctgtttggatggtgatttcccgtggttcattaatgtatgactttttatgaaattatgtttGTTtctattgttcttaaaattatgtggtatggtgtcgtaaacccgtggttcatcccATAGTTGTATAACCATGAAAAATCTCAATTTTTGTAATCACGGATTTGGTGATTTTTTTGtagttacgtatttcatttctccattataccccaccctaccactcacctcCACCCACCCCCACTCTCCACCCCACCCCCGCCCTACAACCCACCCCCACGCCAACTACCCTACTCCTCTGCTACCCACCCCTACTACCCCTTACCACTGCCaaaccccaccccacaacaactcacccccactctcatcccacaaccacccacctcacaccacccaccctccaccacccccacccactacccctcaccaccacccaaccccacctctataaccactcacccccaccctaccaccaaTTACCCCCAccatcatcccacaaccacccacctcacaccacccacccctccaccacccccacccaatacctacttattttttaaagttcctattttattcttcaCTGGCGTTTTATCAATATATacaaactaatttctaattaagagttaagggtattttagtaaacttacaagttattatacagtaccatacagtcaaaccaaacaatacaaatgttattaaaccacaacaaatgatacagtctatccaaacattgtgtttattaatacagtacaatacaatacaacaccatactataCCATACCATACTATACATTAATGAActacgggaaacaaccatccaaacagagggtaaatGTTACGTTTTGCGGTGACAACAAAGGATAGTCACTAAAACTATCACTTTGGCTGTGACCTTTATGAGTTAGTCGCCACGAAAACTAGATTACATGCAACAGGCAAAAAAATCAGTCTACAGCACTACAAGAAAATTAAGAACAGAGAAATCTTTCTtagaacaaacaaaacaaacaacaacaagcccagtagaatcccaccatgtggggtttgggaagggtagagtgtacgtagacctaacccccactttgaaaggtagggcgactgtttccgaaagaccctcggttcAAAGAAATCTTTCTTAGAAGAAAAGAGAAATTCATACAAATTCCTGGCGGACTAAGTGTAATCGCCATAAAATGTTTTATGTAGCGACAATCATGATCGCCACTAAAACTATCACATTTTCTCTAACTTTATGTGTCAATCGCCATGAAAAACCAAATTAAAGGGAAAAACTTCGTCTACACtacaagaaaatgaaaaaaaaaaaaaacttataagaaaataaatattcgtACAAATTCGTGGCGGACTAAGTGTAATCACCACTATGCGACAAACGCCATTAAAATTATCACTTTTCGTCATGACCAGGTTTACGAGTCAATAAATCGCCACGAAAATCTCATTTCTTGTAGTACTAGGATGGCTCTTGTTTGTGGATCCATGAACCATTTGTGCCTCCACCAAATAGGCTGTATTCTGAACCTTGGTGTTGATGATAATTACTATTATTAATATAGGCCGAAGAACTAATGAGGAGATTTTGGTTGCTTGTTGGTGGAAGCATTTGAGCAAATAGTTGTGGAGGAAAATTTGGCATAAACTGTGATGAAGAATATAAGAATGATGAATTTCCCCTAAGGGTTGCTGGACAATGATGGTTGTGTTGGCCTTCATATGTAGTTATCACAATTGATGGATCTTCATATGACCTTTCCACACGTTTCTTCACACCACACTTTTGAGTCGTGCATCTATAATAGTTCCTACAAAAGTCATCAGCAGCAAAGTGAGAATATTTTGTATTGCATAATTATAGTGAAATTGAGAAATATTTCATCTACTATTTTGAACATGAAGCATGCTTGTTTGCAGCCTCTGATTTATGCACACTCCCTccctctcaatttatgtgacataatttAAATTGAGGGAgcttaagaaagaaatgaagactttCAAAACATAAATATGACAAATATaacatttgtgtgactataaacttttgaaacttgtggcctTGAATATTCAATAACATGTGTATAGTTATAAAAACTTCTCTTTAAAGGTAAAATGGGAAGTGTGAATTTAAGTAAATTATTTTCAAAGTTATAAGTGTGTCATTATTTTTggaacaaactaaaaaggaaagtgtttaTAGAAATTGAAATTAGAGAGTATGTAGCTAATTAAATATTATGACAAGTTTTCTTTCTCTATGTTATTTTTCTTTAGGCATTCGGTATATATCTGCATCCTAGTGGCATACTAATTCGGGTATGCGCCACGTAGGTATGCTGAAGAAGAAGCGCTCCATATCAAGAATTTCTCCGTTGTTAAAGGCTTAAATCCGAGATCTTTGGTTATAGATGTAAGAATTCATCCGATAAAATTATGACTAGTCGAGACACAGCTTAAGCTAACTTGAAGTAATGAAAAATAAGGTCGGATATGTAGTCCTAAAATTTAAGATAAGGTGAGATTGAATTTAATTGAATAAAGACCTATTTACCTTGGGAAGTTGCTGTTTTTCACTGCCTTCTGTCCATACTTTCTCCATCGATAACCATCTTCAAGATTGTCAATCTCACTCTTTGTCATGAAAGCAAATCGTTGTTCTTTTTgctttttttctcctttcttttttgcTTTGCACCTGAAATAATTAATCATCAACAACATCGAGTACATGATCATTTTTTCTATCTTAAAATTGAATTTTTAGTATAGCACAACTTTTATGCATTAAATTGGCACTTCAACAAAAAAAGAATTAGGGTTTGGTTGGGTACTACCAAAACACTAAAACTATAAAAATAGAAACAAATTAAAGGAGGGGGCGTACGGTCAAAACATTAATTCCAACTACGTGTAAGAATCTTGGAGAATACTTAAAGTCCAGCCTTTAATAATTAACCTAGAAACTATGACCAGCATCTATTAGTCCAATTAATATACAACCAATCTTTGAATAATAAAGAATCGTTGCCAAAAGAAACTGTTGTAAGGGTAAGAGACAAATTCGGGATTTAAACTTTATATCGATTTGAGATCGGAATTTTTCCACAAACCATTTGATTACTGAATTCGGAATCTATATTTTGTACTAATTTAGTGGATCTCTTAACACATATATAGAGTTTGAACTATTTAGGTCCACCTCTGCTTATGATATGTGAGCAATGAAAAATGACTTACTCTTTCTTAGACTTGTCATCTCCTTCTTCTTGACACCCTTTTTTCTGCATATGTTTCTTGATTTTGGAAGAATCTATGTCCCCTCCAGCCTCATTAGAAGTAGAAGATATCGAAGAATTTGGCGTTGGTGGAATTTCAACGCTCGTTTCTCCCAGAGGCGAATCTAAGACAGGTTCTGCAACAACAGAGATGTTACTTTTCCTAGAAGAGTCTTGATTATCGACATGTGGACAAACTACTTCAGAGTTTGAGCAAGACATGTCAAAAGCACTTGATAAAGTGTTGTAATCCATAGAGCCATGTAAACACTCAGTGAGAGTCATGTAAGAAGAAGGAACAAATTGTTGATGTGGATTTTGCATATTATTAGGAATTGGCTGGTCATAATTTGAGGGATTTTCACCAAAGAAAGGAAATGTATTGATCCCTCCAGTTCCCATGTAATCATGATAAAAAGGGTTATCAGACATATTGGAGAATAACACTACTCAAGATTCCTAAAGGAAGACTTGATACACTAACACTATCTTTTTGTGTAATAAAAAAAGAGATGATAGATGAAAAATGCTttggagagagaaaagaaagagcATGTAGCTTGATAGGAAACATAGAAATGGATGGCCCTTGTTGAAGAAAATTGGATTTGAGGGTACTCAAGAAGGTATATGAGTATATATTGTTTggtcaaacttccaaaatttgtTTATTTTGAGAAGTACTTTATGTCGGaagtgttttaaaaaaaaatggagactAGCGGTTTGTGTTTTGACTtttcaatttgaattttttttggcaATATTAGAGCAATAATTTATGTTTTGGCAAAGTTTCAAAAATATTTCTAGgaattattatttttgttgctACTTAAAAGCACATTTTTTTCTCTAAAAGCTTGATCAAACACCTCAAATCTCTAAAATGAACACATTTTCCAAATAAAAAATAACCTTTAACTTCTCAAAAACTTGACCAAATAAGCTATAAAAATTACTTTAATTTAGCTACATATCGTGTTCCATATAATATGGCTAAAGTAATCACTTCAAAAATTGCCTTTAGTGAAATATGTTATAGAAGTCAtgtgaaaatatcataaatgatATTGTAAGAAATATTCCAAATAAAAACAATACTTAAATTGAACGACGCTCCTTTCATTGGGTAGAGTTGAATAAACAGGATCGCTGTCTTTGTCATCACCTAGCAAATTGGCATATACTACTAATAGATATTTTTTTCCAAGTGCGtaaatatctattttttttttttggttaaatatCTCATTATTTATGTGAGGTTAATGAGAATTGTAGTCTTCGTGGACAATAAAATGGAATAGAAATAGAGTCAACAATATTGTGAATAGTCTAATAGCTTTTTTGGCCAAATTTTTTGAAAGTCAAAGTGTTTATTTTTTGTTATTAAAAATGGTACTTATTCTAGAGAATTAAGTTGTTTAGCCAAACTTTGATTAATAAattaattataggttttgagTTATAGTTGAAGCTGAGTTTATGAGCAAAAATAAGTGCTTTAATTTTGGTTTTTCTAGGACAAGAATATCCATATCAAAAAGTTATATTTATTAACCTAACTAGTATAATAACTTTCTAGTTTTCAGACAATTAAATTTTTCATACTGTTATTTTATTATGTTAAACTAAGGTAAACGAGAAAAATGGTTAAAGTGAgagtatttaaaaataatttaagttCTATGCATTGACGACGTAAGAAAAAATAACACAATCAGGCAAATCAAAAGATAGTTATGGGTAACTCTGCCTAATAAGCGTTGATCGATAACCTAGAATAAGTGCAAGTAATCTATTATAACAATTTAAATTATACTAATGGAGGAAGCATTATTATACTATAGGTATGTAAATTAAATTCattaaaatatacattttattgGATTTGATTAAGAAAATAGAAGGTTAATCTAATTTGTTTTCTATTTTAAGCCAATCATTGTGTGAGTTACAAAAATAAAACTTTTCCTTCACAATAGATAGAACTAGTGCTTCTTTATGGATCATTTTAAGTTTGTGTTTAATTTTAGTACAATAAATAATAGTGTCCCATCGTTAGATAAGAGGAAATGAAATCAATTGTCCTCTtataatttgaatagaagaaaatgaccttttcaaatctcttatgtttgaaaaatgaaaatatcTTGTAAAAGGATAATAAAACTAAAAAGATTTGTAAAGGCTCACAAACCCATTTCTCCCATCATCATAGATCACATTCAATTCGTCTTGTTCTTTTGTTTAATACATGGAAATTTTAAGGGTAAGTTCTTCCTTAATTAAAGGGGTTATCTCCTTCTATGACATGAGATTTACTTGTCGTCTTCATATTCCATATACGCTTAAATAATCATCATTGAGACTAGGAAAATTTGCGACGTCTATCACGGAAAAATTAAGTAATTAATGATTCAGAATtcgaataagtaatataaaaaatttGCGGTAGTATCTTGTAATCGTTGTTATCCAATACCTTTCACATTTGTTTCTTAATGATTTTTATTTTCCAATAAAATTTAAAACACGAGGAAGGGCATCAAGTAAATGGTACTCCATCTGTCTTATTTTAtgttatatatttttcttttaaatttgtaTAAAAAAGAATATAACAATTTTATATATATGCACCTGAGAATCATTTAACCTTAAATTTCTACTTTATTCTTAATGTATTTTATAGTCATAAAAGTATTTATGCATATTAAATttaattttatttcttaaattatgtGTTCGTTCAATTACATCCAATTAGGGTAGACAAAATTAGCGAATAAAAATGTGGTCTGCCCAACCATTCAAGTTTGAGTGAGTTAGTGAGCCGCCATTTATTAGCTCACCCATCTTAACCCACTCAAATTCAATCCATCTAAAAGTTGGCTGATTTGGGCTAATTATATAATCTAATTGTCCCATATGAAAGTTTCTCaaaatatttaaataattttagttttaattgatatgttatatatagcttTAACACTTAAagatgaagtttttttttttattttttatagtttTGGTATGACGTTAAACAAATTAtaaaaaacaaataaacaaattaAAACTTGGTATTATCATGTGGAATGTCCATTGTTTGGCCCATCTTTACTTGGCTATCTTAGCTACGAACTTTTGGAGAGGATTGAGTAATGTCTCATTTATTTTTGCTAAAAGAACATCGCTGCCCactgaaaataaaataattacccTTTCATACCCCTTTTACTTTCATGCTTCTGAAACTATTCACCCGAAATGCCCCCAAAATTATGATAtcaacatggtatataaatatactaagatggtatcatgttcatttattcaaaagACACACTTTTCTTAACAAAACCTCTATGGTAccatcatcttatatacatatactgtgaAGGTATCGTGGAGGACTGATTCAGCCCTTCAATGAGACACTTTTCAGTCCTCCGTAATACCATCGTGGTACATAAATATACTGAGACaatatcatggaggactgctttagcccttctcttagtcctccataataccatcatggtatataaatataataCGATGATATCATGGAGGAAAGGGTTTTGGGCGAGGGGGTACTCGAGTAAATATTTTTGTTCGGTTGGGTAAGAAGCGAAATTAATTTAGGAGTCATGGGtggataaatattttatattttaagaATATATTATGTTGTTTTCCCTTTATTTTTATCTCATATTAACCCGCCCAAAATCAATCAAAATCGGTCATTTATCACCACTCAGACATAACAAAAAAGGTAGTTGGGTTAACACGTGTTTGGGGAATTAATTAATATGGCTGATAAATACTTAATTACTCACATCCGATATTTACCCACACCAATTAATTGCTACTTTTACCCCCATTTCACCCTCAAGGCACACGGGACACGCGAAAGACTTTTTGATTGCATACTTAGGCTTATGTCCTGTTGATAAATCCTCTTCGTCATCCTCACACCCTAATATTCATTTTCTAACAGTTAGTTCGAGAATTAAAAATATTGTTAAAATGGAGAGCTTGATGTCATATCAATGGAGGAGCAGTTACCGAGAATGAAGATCAGAGACTGTGTTTGTGGGAAATGAAAATTTCTTATTTATGTGATAAGAGTAAATACAAGTATACCTACCTCTATTTATACAATCACTAACCAGCTTAAATATCTAACTTCTACTGACAACTGTCTTCTAACTAACAATGTACAAGCGGCTTTTGTCTAACTAACTAAGTACAAGCATTAACAGCTATGACTATTTTctacactccccctcaagttggGTCCTTGAAAACATTAATCATTCCCAACTTGCCAAGTAGGAAATCATGTTGCTGTCTTCCCAGTCCCTTGGTTAACACATATGCAATCTGCTTCTTGCTACTACCATGGTCTGTTTAATCAGTCTTTGCTGCAACTTTTCTCTAACAAAGTGGCAATCTATCTCTATGTTCTTTGTTTGTTCATGATACATGGGATTAAAAGTTATTTGAAGTGCTGCTTTATTATCAAAAAGCAAGTTCATAGGAAGTTCAACCTCTAATCTCAGCTCTTTAAGTAAACCATGAATCCATATTAACTCAGACACTGTTCCAGCCATACTCATGTACTCTGATTCAACTATATTTCTTGACACTGTTGACTGTTTTTAATTTCCAAGATACTAATTATTCACCTAGTTTCACACAATATACTAAGACTGATCTCCTGGTCACTGAGCATGAAGCCCAGTCAACATCATAATATCCATACACTTTTCCTGAGAGTTTGATACTCATCAAAAGTCCAAGACCAGGTTCATTCTTAATGTACTTTACCACATGCGTAGTAGCTTCCATATCTGACTCCTTTGGCACATGCATGAACTGACTTAGACATTGCACAACAAAGGATATATCTGGCCTTGTCACTGCTAAATATAATAATCTGCCAATGAGTCTTTGATAGCCTCTTTTATCTACCAGCTTGTTGTCTTCATGTACACCCAAGTGTCTATCATACTCTGCACTTGTAAGTTTTTAATTTTGTTCTACAGGTGTTACAACAGGTCTTGCTCCCCCCAGCCCATATTCTGAGATGAGTTCCAGGGCATATTCTCTTTGGTTCTTGAGAATGTCTTTACTAGATCTTGCGAATTCTATCCCCAAGAAATATCTTAATTCTCTTAGATCCTTTATCTTGAAATTGTGATTACGTATAGTTTTGGCTTCTTGAATCGAGAGGCTTGAGAAGGTGGACAATCCTTCAGTGAAGACCTAACGAGAAATTCAAACACACCCAAAATCCACAAGAATCGTACGAACATCTATGGAGCGTAGCAAGGAACCTTGGCTTCCGCTCTCGTCACCTCACTCAATCCTACAGCGGAAACTCGAGTCGGAGTCTCCCCTGCTACTTGTAATTAAGAGGTTATCTACATACATCAAAATAATAACAATGTCATTGTCAcatctttttttaaaaagagaGTCATCAAGCTTGCTTTGACTAAAGCTAGCACTACTACAAAAAGGGGTTTTAGCGGCAATTATTTAGTGGCTATAAGTTAATTGCCGCTAAATAATTCACGGAGGCAAAATACCAGCGGCTAACGTATATTGGCCAGCAATAAGTATATTTTTAGTGGCAATTTAGAAGAATTGCCAGTAAaaaaattacctttttttttttaactcttccCGCAATTGATTTTTCCTTCTAAATAAACTTTCCCGCGCTTGCTTAATAATACTCTCCCGCGCTTGCTTAATAATACTCTCCCGCGTCTGCTATTAGTATCCCCCAAAGTTAAAACCCTATTCCATTATTAAACAAAAACAGAATACCACATCATCTTCTTTATTGCGGCTTCTACATCCCGGTGAAGAGCTAAACTCTACTGGATTAAGCCAATTTCATGGTAATGTTATCTCCACTGCTTCTATCTGAACGTTCCTCTTTTGTATATTCTATTAAATCAAATTCGTCATCTTCTATCTGAATGTTCCATTGTGATTTTACCCCCTGTAATTCTTGTGTTGCGCCAATCATCTCTGTTCTTATGGTCTGTAAACCTATATTTATTGTTCTAATGTTCTATGTAATCCCATTAGAATTGAAATAAAAGGAAGTGTTAGGGTTGAAGGTTGTCCCCATGGTTTCCACCAGAAAATCACCCCTCCTTAATTTATGTTTCTCAATTCCTTCGTCTTTTTATCACGTAAGTAATCTGTATTTGTGATTATGTTTACAAGCTACTGAATTTAAGCATATATGTTTATACATGTTATCTAATGAAATTTAAAATTGAATTCCCTCAATCTCCATTATGTGTCATAATTTCTTTTTTAATCTGttccaaaaaagaa carries:
- the LOC132636559 gene encoding WRKY transcription factor 71-like — its product is MSDNPFYHDYMGTGGINTFPFFGENPSNYDQPIPNNMQNPHQQFVPSSYMTLTECLHGSMDYNTLSSAFDMSCSNSEVVCPHVDNQDSSRKSNISVVAEPVLDSPLGETSVEIPPTPNSSISSTSNEAGGDIDSSKIKKHMQKKGCQEEGDDKSKKECKAKKKGEKKQKEQRFAFMTKSEIDNLEDGYRWRKYGQKAVKNSNFPRNYYRCTTQKCGVKKRVERSYEDPSIVITTYEGQHNHHCPATLRGNSSFLYSSSQFMPNFPPQLFAQMLPPTSNQNLLISSSAYINNSNYHQHQGSEYSLFGGGTNGSWIHKQEPS